The following coding sequences are from one Chitinivorax sp. PXF-14 window:
- a CDS encoding HU family DNA-binding protein, translated as MNKAELIKHLADNADVSNKQAEAVLNALTTTILDVIQAGGELAITDIGKFGSSERAERAGRNPATGEAITIAAKRVPHFSAAKALKDAAAR; from the coding sequence ATGAACAAAGCTGAACTGATCAAACACCTGGCCGATAACGCCGACGTGAGCAACAAGCAGGCCGAGGCCGTGCTGAACGCGCTGACGACCACCATCCTCGATGTGATCCAGGCCGGCGGCGAGCTGGCGATCACCGACATCGGCAAGTTCGGCAGCAGCGAGCGCGCCGAGCGTGCCGGCCGCAACCCGGCCACGGGCGAGGCAATCACCATCGCGGCCAAGCGCGTGCCGCATTTCAGCGCGGCCAAGGCCCTCAAGGACGCTGCGGCACGTTGA
- a CDS encoding DUF3164 family protein, protein MNTVPEGYMADAKGRLTPITRIKPIDIERDSLVQGIVGRAKLQSDALASFKKAIFDDIDAFVELSAERYGAKLGGNKGNVQLTSYDGKYKVLVAIQDTLTFDEGLQAAKALVDECIHEWGQGADSRIMSLISDAFQVDKAGSINAGRILSLRRLNIEDAKWRDAMDALNDAVRVQYSKRHLRVYERVGETERYEPVVLDLAGV, encoded by the coding sequence ATGAACACAGTACCGGAAGGCTATATGGCCGATGCCAAGGGCCGGCTCACGCCGATTACCCGCATCAAGCCGATCGACATCGAGCGCGACAGCCTGGTGCAGGGGATCGTCGGCCGCGCCAAGCTGCAGAGCGACGCGCTGGCCTCGTTCAAAAAGGCGATCTTCGACGATATCGACGCCTTCGTCGAGCTGAGCGCGGAGCGCTATGGCGCCAAGCTCGGCGGCAACAAGGGCAATGTGCAGCTGACCAGCTACGACGGTAAATACAAGGTGCTGGTCGCCATCCAGGACACACTGACCTTCGACGAGGGTCTGCAGGCAGCCAAGGCGCTGGTCGATGAGTGCATCCATGAATGGGGCCAGGGCGCCGACAGCCGCATCATGTCGCTGATCAGCGATGCGTTTCAGGTCGACAAGGCCGGTTCGATCAACGCCGGGCGCATCCTCAGCCTGCGCCGCCTCAACATCGAGGACGCCAAGTGGCGCGACGCCATGGATGCGCTCAACGACGCGGTGCGTGTGCAGTACAGCAAACGCCACCTGCGCGTGTATGAGCGGGTGGGCGAGACCGAGCGCTATGAGCCGGTGGTGCTGGATTTGGCGGGGGTGTGA